Proteins from a single region of Gossypium arboreum isolate Shixiya-1 chromosome 1, ASM2569848v2, whole genome shotgun sequence:
- the LOC108483362 gene encoding CBL-interacting serine/threonine-protein kinase 11 — MLEIGHAPGNALFGKYEIGRLLGCGAFAKVYHARNLRTGLSVAVKVINKKKLPNLTMMSNVKREISIMSRLNHPYIVKLYEVLATKTKIYVVMEFVKGGELFAKVAKGRFTEDLSRKYFQQLISAVGYCHSRGIFHRDLKPENLLLDDNGNLKVSDFGLSAVTEQIRADGMLHTLCGTPAYVAPEILSKKGYDGAKVDVWSCGVILFVMNAGYLPFNDPNLMAMYRKIYNGEFRCPKWMSSDMKRFISRLLDTNPVTRISLDEILKDPWFRKGYKEPKFHEEQPKDDAQASSSKLNAFDLISFSSGLNLSGLLDESHDYGERFILRESPEKLVEKVEQLGKGERLKVKKKKQWGVELEGKEGISGVAIEVYQLTDELVVVETKRTGSDAQWYKELWNNKLRPALVGN, encoded by the coding sequence ATGCTAGAGATCGGACATGCCCCAGGTAATGCCCTTTTCGGCAAATACGAGATCGGCCGGCTCCTCGGTTGCGGTGCTTTCGCCAAGGTTTATCATGCCAGAAACCTCCGCACCGGCCTCAGCGTCGCTGTTAAGGTCATCAACAAAAAGAAGCTACCCAACCTCACCATGATGTCCAACGTCAAGCGCGAGATCTCCATCATGAGTCGCTTGAACCATCCTTATATCGTCAAACTTTACGAGGTTCTGGCCACCAAAACCAAGATCTATGTCGTCATGGAATTCGTCAAAGGTGGAGAATTGTTCGCTAAGGTTGCTAAAGGAAGGTTCACCGAAGATCTCAGCCGTAAGTATTTCCAACAGCTCATCTCCGCCGTTGGGTACTGCCACTCTCGTGGGATATTCCACCGTGATTTGAAACCTGAAAATCTCCTCCTCGACGACAACGGGAACTTGAAGGTTTCAGATTTCGGTCTCAGCGCCGTAACTGAACAAATCCGAGCCGACGGCATGCTGCACACCTTGTGTGGGACCCCAGCTTACGTCGCACCGGAGATCTTGTCAAAGAAGGGATACGATGGAGCTAAGGTGGACGTGTGGTCATGCGGCGTCATCCTCTTCGTGATGAACGCCGGTTACTTGCCTTTTAATGATCCCAATCTCATGGCTATGTACAGGAAGATATACAACGGTGAGTTTCGTTGTCCTAAATGGATGTCCAGCGATATGAAACGGTTCATTTCTCGACTCCTGGATACGAATCCCGTTACAAGGATCTCCCTTGATGAGATCCTTAAGGATCCATGGTTCAGGAAGGGTTACAAAGAGCCCAAGTTCCACGAGGAGCAACCCAAGGATGACGCTCAGGCCTCAAGCTCGAAGCTGAATGCATTCGATTTGATATCCTTCTCCTCGGGTTTGAACTTGTCGGGGTTGTTGGATGAGTCTCACGATTACGGTGAACGGTTCATATTGAGAGAGTCCCCAGAGAAATTGGTGGAGAAAGTAGAGCAATTAGGCAAGGGTGAGAGATTGAAGGTCAAGAAGAAGAAACAGTGGGGCGTTGAATTGGAAGGAAAAGAAGGGATTTCTGGGGTAGCTATTGAGGTATACCAGTTAACCGATGAGCTGGTTGTGGTGGAAACCAAAAGAACAGGCAGTGATGCTCAATGGTACAAGGAACTCTGGAACAACAAGCTGAGACCTGCCCTAGTGGGAAATTAG
- the LOC108480690 gene encoding uncharacterized protein LOC108480690 isoform X2, translated as MSKEAGLNLKLNKKIKVSLGKPKNYINRDATKPSVEKDGVIGGKTNSESRRLKDDGRRMRVDSHKNLEANHKKVSSGKHSKTVKGDLNKERKSNVKASPPLERATSRNPKNGGTRAKEIEIDSTPNDSSKKHANARANSTKKVVRVRKSLKTDSEAVDDKPKKKKRVIRLDPYDISNKRLDDGIATDESKKDKKKDLEENAAMSKNAQFRGIQPSPSILSFVEDNLLGRRRSIEIQRAGYNTELSAPLDNIPFSTNPERERIEENIFRNKLQFFAAAKVSSSFPALDIPEIAFAGRSNVGKSSLLNALTRQWGVVRTSDKPGLTQSINFFQLGSKLCLVDLPGYGFAYAKEEVKEAWEELVKEYVSTRVGLKRVCLLIDTKWGMKPRDNELIDLMERLS; from the exons ATGTCTAAAGAGGCAGGCTTAAATCTTAAGCTCAACAAAAAAATAAAGGTTTCTTTGGGGAAACCTAAGAATTACATTAACAGGGATGCAACTAAACCTAGTGTTGAAAAGGACGGTGTTATTGGTGGGAAGACCAACTCTGAAAGTAGAAGACTTAAAGATGATGGGAGAAGAATGAGAGTTGATTCTCATAAGAATTTAGAGGCAAACCATAAGAAGGTTTCATCTGGAAAACACTCGAAGACGGTCAAGGGTGACTTAAACAAAGAGAGAAAAAGCAATGTCAAAGCTTCTCCTCCCTTAGAGAGAGCTACTTCTCGTAACCCTAAGAATGGCGGCACTAGAGcaaaagaaatagaaatagaTAGTACTCCAAATGATTCATCAAAGAAACATGCCAATGCCAGAGCCAACTCAACTAAAAAAGTAGTTCGGGTTAGAAAAAGCTTAAAAACTGATTCAGAAGCTGTAGATGATAAGCCGAAGAAAAAAAAGCGGGTAATCCGTTTAGATCCTTATGATATCTCAAACAAGCGGCTTGATGATGGCATTGCAACTGATG AAAGTAAAAAGGATAAGAAAAAGGATTTGGAGGAAAATGCTGCCATGTCAAAGAATGCGCAATTCCGTGGAATACAGCCCAGTCCGTCCATCCTTTCCTTTGTGGAAGATAAT TTGTTAGGGCGTAGACGATCTATTGAGATCCAGAGAGCAGGCTATAACACTGAGCTTTCTGCCCCATTAGATAATATCCCTTTTTCTACCAATCCGGAAAGGGAACGCATTGAGGAAAAT ATATTTAGGAACAAGTTGCAGTTTTTCGCTGCTGCAAAGGTTTCATCTTCATTTCCTGCTCTTGATATTCCTGAGATCGCATTTGCAG GGAGGTCAAATGTTGGGAAGTCATCTCTACTTAACGCACTTACCAGACAATGGGGTGTTGTACGGACATCAGACAAACCAGGCCTCACTCAA AGTATTAATTTCTTCCAGTTGGGATCGAAGCTCTGCCTGGTTGATTTGCCTGGCTATGGCTTTGCTTATGCAAAGGAAGAAGTTAAGGAGGCGTGGGAAGAGCTT GTGAAGGAGTATGTTTCAACAAGAGTTGGTCTAAAACGAGTGTGCCTGCTCATTGATACAAAGTGGGGTATGAAGCCTAGAGATAATGAACTTATTGATCTCATGGAAAG